The following proteins come from a genomic window of Helicobacter canadensis MIT 98-5491:
- the panD gene encoding aspartate 1-decarboxylase translates to MNFTMLYSKIHRARVSDANLNYVGSITIDIQLMKAAGLLEGQKVDIVNINNGERFSTYVIEGKNGDICLNGAAARKVQIGDKIIIMAYAQFSKEELENYEPKVVLVDESNQIIQIKKELKNV, encoded by the coding sequence TTGAATTTTACGATGCTTTATAGCAAGATTCATCGTGCTAGAGTGAGCGATGCCAATCTTAATTATGTCGGCTCCATTACGATTGATATTCAGCTTATGAAAGCTGCGGGGCTTTTAGAGGGTCAAAAGGTTGATATTGTTAATATCAATAATGGCGAGAGATTTTCTACCTATGTTATTGAGGGCAAAAATGGTGATATTTGTCTCAATGGCGCCGCTGCTAGAAAAGTGCAAATTGGAGATAAAATTATCATTATGGCTTATGCTCAATTCTCAAAAGAAGAACTAGAAAACTACGAACCTAAAGTTGTTTTGGTAGATGAAAGCAATCAAATCATTCAAATTAAAAAGGAATTAAAAAATGTTTAA
- a CDS encoding ABC transporter ATP-binding protein produces the protein MFAKLNLILSQQDRIYIYFLLFISLIVSLIELIGISAIAPFISIASDLSLIENKPYYAYFYHLFKFDSTYHFVIFFGIALLLFYCFRSITNLIYQHLLARFTFGRYHLIVGRLFVNYLGMNYQDFLTKNTSYLTKTITTEAHNFTILLAAILFMTSEIFVVLLIYGTLLFVNFKITLGLTIMLGFFGLLMSKFVSQKIKKQGKQKEFYQKSFFESLASSFGNYKIIKLQSNNQTILDNFTQSSWGYSLANIKNQTFFHIPRLLLEAIGFCMMIAVVLYLFITDGKNMSAYLPLLSMYVLALYRLLPSINRILDSYNKILFNYRSLEIIYQDIQMQTKKLGDEKIEFCEKIELKNICFGYTQDKKVLENVNLTLKKGSKTAFIGESGSGKSTLVDLIISLLEPNSGEIYIDQTKLCDKNLKSWRSKIGYIPQNVYLFDGNVADNVAFGREFNEEKMINCLKLANIYDFLTTKEGIHTQVGDSGIALSGGQKQRIAIARALYGDPEILVLDEATSALDNQTEQKIMEEIYQISQNKTLLIIAHRLSTIQKCDSIYQIKKGIPKKISYDDL, from the coding sequence ATGTTTGCTAAACTTAACTTGATTCTCTCCCAACAAGATAGAATCTATATTTATTTTTTGCTTTTTATTTCTCTTATTGTTTCATTAATTGAATTAATAGGAATCTCTGCTATTGCTCCTTTTATTTCTATAGCAAGCGATTTATCATTAATAGAAAATAAACCTTATTATGCTTATTTTTATCATCTTTTTAAGTTTGATTCCACTTATCATTTTGTTATTTTTTTTGGAATTGCACTTTTGTTATTTTATTGCTTTAGAAGTATTACCAACCTTATCTATCAACATCTCTTAGCGCGTTTTACCTTTGGGCGATATCATCTTATTGTAGGGCGTTTATTTGTGAATTATTTAGGTATGAATTACCAAGATTTTTTAACTAAAAATACAAGTTATCTCACCAAAACAATCACAACTGAAGCTCATAATTTCACTATTTTACTTGCGGCAATTTTATTTATGACTTCAGAAATATTTGTAGTGCTTTTGATTTATGGAACGCTTTTGTTTGTTAATTTTAAAATCACGCTAGGGCTTACCATTATGCTTGGATTCTTTGGGCTTTTAATGAGTAAATTTGTCTCACAAAAAATCAAAAAACAAGGCAAACAAAAAGAATTCTACCAAAAAAGCTTCTTTGAAAGTCTTGCAAGTAGTTTTGGAAACTATAAAATCATCAAACTTCAAAGCAACAACCAAACCATTTTGGACAATTTTACTCAAAGCTCTTGGGGTTATTCATTGGCTAATATCAAAAATCAAACTTTTTTTCATATTCCTCGCCTTTTACTGGAAGCCATTGGATTTTGTATGATGATTGCTGTTGTCTTGTATCTCTTTATCACCGATGGCAAAAATATGTCGGCTTATCTCCCTTTATTATCAATGTATGTCCTTGCTCTCTATCGGCTTTTACCTTCTATTAATCGGATTTTAGATTCATACAATAAAATCCTTTTTAACTACCGCTCTTTAGAAATCATCTATCAAGATATTCAAATGCAAACCAAAAAACTAGGTGATGAAAAAATTGAATTCTGCGAAAAAATTGAACTTAAAAATATTTGTTTTGGCTATACACAAGATAAAAAGGTGTTAGAAAATGTAAATCTAACTCTCAAAAAAGGCTCCAAAACTGCCTTTATTGGAGAATCAGGTAGTGGAAAAAGCACATTAGTGGATCTCATTATCAGCCTTTTAGAACCAAATAGTGGAGAAATTTACATTGATCAAACCAAGCTTTGCGATAAAAATCTTAAAAGTTGGAGAAGCAAAATAGGATATATTCCACAAAATGTCTATCTCTTTGATGGTAATGTCGCAGATAATGTCGCCTTTGGCAGGGAATTTAATGAAGAAAAAATGATAAATTGCTTAAAATTAGCCAATATTTACGATTTTCTAACAACCAAAGAGGGTATCCACACTCAAGTAGGAGATAGCGGAATCGCACTTAGTGGCGGACAAAAACAAAGAATTGCTATTGCAAGAGCATTGTATGGAGATCCTGAGATTCTTGTCTTAGATGAAGCGACAAGCGCTTTAGATAATCAAACCGAACAAAAAATTATGGAAGAAATCTATCAAATCTCCCAAAACAAAACTTTACTCATCATAGCACACCGCCTAAGCACTATTCAAAAATGCGATTCCATTTATCAAATTAAAAAAGGGATTCCAAAAAAGATTTCTTATGACGATTTATAA
- a CDS encoding class I SAM-dependent methyltransferase, with product MISDKEKWDLRHQNNPIPNSPLELLSQNIAQAQKGRALDIACGMGRNSKFMRDNGFIVDSVDISTYAISSLKDEVNINPICVDLDTFSIQKNHYDLICNSFFLERRLFPSILEGLRKNGILIFETFARSDNESHNAFASDSSHLLRKNELLRAFLDLEILFYEEKLICRNQDSHSLALVARLVARA from the coding sequence ATGATTAGCGACAAAGAAAAATGGGATTTGCGTCACCAAAATAACCCCATTCCAAACTCTCCACTAGAACTTCTTTCTCAAAATATCGCTCAAGCACAAAAAGGCAGAGCGCTAGATATTGCCTGTGGAATGGGGAGAAATTCAAAATTTATGCGTGATAATGGCTTTATAGTCGATAGTGTTGATATTTCCACTTATGCCATTTCAAGCCTTAAAGATGAAGTCAATATTAATCCTATTTGCGTGGATTTAGATACCTTTAGTATCCAAAAAAATCATTATGATCTCATTTGCAATAGCTTTTTTTTGGAGCGTAGATTATTTCCTTCTATCCTTGAAGGACTTAGAAAAAATGGTATTTTGATTTTTGAAACTTTTGCAAGAAGCGATAATGAATCTCACAATGCTTTTGCTTCAGATTCTTCTCATCTTTTACGAAAAAATGAGCTTTTAAGGGCATTTTTAGATTTAGAGATTCTTTTTTACGAAGAGAAACTTATTTGCAGAAATCAAGATTCTCACTCTTTAGCTTTAGTTGCTAGGCTTGTTGCGCGTGCCTAA
- a CDS encoding glycosyltransferase family 2 protein — protein MISKDIALPKVSVILTTFNREYFFTEAIESILEQDYPNLEIIISDDGSSDNTFAFACEYAQDHPNIKVVQNAHSKGSAGNRNNGLDYASGDLVLLLDDDDLLFKEAISQMVEVYLQFNKHYGIILANCTRSDDGFLSGKGINETREVSFKEVLCGKLEGEFITLFERKLLGTRRFNENLKRGNVGLLWLRMHKQSPCFYLHRPLKFYRIHAESLTHNMKYQPLEMVKNYEQDILLFYKERKEFCPKYLAELCAMAALLYKQGGDNKHAFKKILQSFLIYPNLKAIKALTYLCLPKSFIPRFNVRQRIEK, from the coding sequence ATGATTTCTAAAGATATAGCTCTTCCCAAGGTGAGCGTCATTCTTACGACTTTTAACCGCGAATACTTTTTTACAGAAGCCATTGAGAGTATCCTTGAACAAGATTATCCAAATTTAGAAATCATTATTAGCGATGATGGATCAAGCGATAATACCTTTGCCTTTGCCTGTGAATACGCCCAAGATCATCCTAATATTAAAGTTGTCCAAAATGCTCACTCTAAAGGTTCTGCTGGGAATCGCAATAATGGCTTAGATTATGCAAGCGGGGATTTGGTATTGCTTTTAGATGATGATGATTTACTTTTTAAAGAAGCTATTTCTCAAATGGTAGAAGTTTATTTGCAATTCAACAAACATTATGGAATCATTCTTGCAAACTGCACAAGAAGCGATGATGGATTTCTCTCTGGCAAAGGTATCAATGAAACACGAGAAGTGTCTTTTAAAGAAGTTTTATGCGGTAAGCTAGAAGGAGAATTTATCACACTTTTTGAAAGAAAATTGCTTGGAACAAGGCGTTTTAATGAAAATCTAAAGCGTGGAAATGTCGGACTTTTATGGCTTAGAATGCACAAGCAAAGCCCCTGTTTTTATCTCCATCGCCCTTTGAAATTTTATCGAATACACGCCGAATCCCTTACCCATAATATGAAATACCAACCCCTTGAAATGGTTAAAAATTACGAACAAGACATTTTATTATTCTATAAAGAACGCAAAGAATTCTGCCCCAAATACCTAGCTGAACTCTGTGCAATGGCAGCATTACTCTACAAGCAAGGCGGAGATAATAAACACGCTTTTAAAAAGATTTTACAAAGTTTTCTTATTTATCCCAACCTAAAAGCCATCAAAGCACTTACTTATTTATGTTTGCCTAAATCGTTTATTCCACGATTTAATGTGCGTCAAAGAATCGAAAAATGA
- a CDS encoding DUF7488 domain-containing protein — protein sequence MKKILLLICSLILSVKLVAYDFSACQAKATLSMEKIGQSYGIAIKPLQKDAKLPTKSILFFYSPNAAPKGYKILKHDPFLGFYLLESKTNLSPISLKEINNEMLEDETASITPANNVSGKISTRMQSPIDFATLNVPTFQNSLINTICEQSYGIGIGKNQFLEKKYLDRFINNPIYYGDIGIRVFQNPQDRVEVNLIDPFFNNNPFEYGDIIMMINGEAIPNVSQFNRVVLDLKEGSTIPVRIERNGIVQNLSVKVDKRRGGMLLKEDFFERVGIEISNDFTITQVLPSAKNGFEKLEVGDKVLRINQKDVPQNYDSIIRFLGDYVNDRQKWLISRDDFQFFIEVNTQKAKNDRETSFPF from the coding sequence ATGAAAAAAATCTTGCTTTTAATTTGTAGCCTTATCCTAAGTGTTAAACTTGTCGCTTATGATTTTAGTGCTTGTCAAGCCAAAGCTACACTTTCTATGGAAAAAATAGGTCAAAGCTATGGAATCGCAATAAAACCCTTACAAAAAGATGCTAAACTCCCTACAAAAAGCATATTGTTTTTTTATTCTCCAAATGCCGCCCCAAAAGGCTACAAAATCCTTAAGCACGATCCTTTTTTAGGTTTTTATCTCCTAGAATCAAAAACCAATTTAAGTCCTATTTCCCTAAAAGAAATCAACAATGAAATGCTAGAAGATGAAACTGCTAGCATCACTCCTGCTAATAATGTTAGTGGGAAGATTTCAACAAGAATGCAAAGTCCTATTGATTTTGCCACTTTAAATGTCCCAACCTTTCAAAATAGTCTTATTAATACCATTTGCGAACAAAGCTATGGGATTGGAATTGGTAAAAATCAATTTTTAGAAAAAAAGTATCTTGATCGCTTTATCAATAATCCCATTTATTATGGTGATATTGGCATTAGAGTGTTTCAAAACCCACAAGATAGAGTTGAAGTTAATCTCATTGATCCATTTTTTAATAACAATCCTTTTGAATACGGCGATATTATTATGATGATTAATGGAGAAGCCATCCCAAATGTCAGCCAATTTAACCGCGTAGTCTTGGATTTAAAAGAAGGCTCTACCATTCCTGTTAGAATAGAACGCAATGGTATAGTGCAAAATCTCTCTGTAAAAGTAGATAAACGACGCGGCGGTATGCTTTTGAAAGAAGATTTTTTTGAAAGAGTAGGTATAGAAATTTCCAATGATTTCACAATTACACAAGTGCTACCTAGTGCCAAAAATGGATTTGAAAAACTAGAAGTTGGTGATAAGGTTTTAAGAATCAATCAAAAAGATGTCCCACAAAATTATGATTCTATCATTCGCTTTTTAGGTGATTATGTCAATGATAGGCAAAAATGGCTCATCTCTCGCGATGATTTTCAATTTTTTATAGAAGTCAATACACAAAAGGCAAAGAATGACAGAGAAACTTCATTCCCTTTTTAG
- the surE gene encoding 5'/3'-nucleotidase SurE, which yields MKRILIANDDGYQSPGLLALREALAPLGHIVIVAPASEKSACGHGMTLTRPLRFIKLDDDFYKLDDGTPTDCIYLSLHALYEEGFKPDLIVSGINIGSNMGEDVSYSGTASAAMEGVLHDIPSIAISQVLQDKNCFGFDFSLAKETIYNLAKKILENGFPLQKREFLNVNIPQISKEQCKGMKITELGIRLYGNDAHLHRNPRGEEYYWLGLHPLNWKERNQQESSDFNAIMNDYVSITPITLDFTARKSMQPLQDWITQ from the coding sequence ATGAAAAGAATATTAATCGCCAATGATGATGGCTATCAATCCCCAGGATTACTAGCACTTAGGGAAGCTTTAGCTCCATTAGGTCATATTGTAATTGTCGCTCCTGCGAGTGAAAAATCTGCGTGTGGACATGGAATGACATTAACGCGTCCCTTAAGATTTATAAAACTTGATGATGACTTCTATAAGCTTGATGATGGAACGCCAACAGATTGCATTTATCTCTCACTCCACGCACTTTATGAAGAAGGATTTAAGCCAGATTTAATTGTAAGTGGAATCAACATAGGATCCAATATGGGCGAAGATGTTAGTTATTCAGGAACCGCAAGTGCAGCTATGGAGGGCGTTTTACACGATATTCCTTCTATAGCTATTTCTCAAGTTTTACAAGATAAAAACTGCTTTGGATTTGATTTTTCTCTTGCAAAGGAAACTATTTATAACCTTGCAAAAAAAATCTTAGAAAATGGCTTCCCTCTTCAAAAAAGAGAATTTTTAAATGTCAATATTCCACAGATTTCAAAAGAACAATGCAAGGGAATGAAAATCACAGAACTTGGAATTAGGCTCTATGGAAATGATGCACATTTACACAGAAATCCTCGCGGAGAAGAATACTATTGGTTAGGACTTCATCCGCTAAATTGGAAAGAACGCAATCAACAAGAATCTTCAGATTTTAATGCCATAATGAATGATTATGTCTCCATTACCCCTATTACCCTTGATTTTACTGCTAGAAAAAGTATGCAACCTTTACAAGATTGGATTACACAATGA
- a CDS encoding carbon-nitrogen hydrolase, with translation MQNIKVALIQQAFKGTKTATLQTTAKMIKEAAKNGANLVLLQELHTTEYFCQSENVDFFDYALSFEEDCEYFSEIAKNHKIVLVTSLFERRTRGLYHNTAVVFESNGEIAGKYRKMHIPDDPGFYEKFYFTPGDLGFTPITTSLGKVGILICWDQWYPEAARSMALKGAEILIYPTAIGWFDSDSKEEKDRQREAWIAVQRGHSVANGIPVVAINRVGFEKDKSGVLEGIRFWGSSFAFGAQGELLTLGSVENEEILYFEWDKKRSEEVRRIWPFLRDRRIDSYQNILKRFDD, from the coding sequence ATGCAAAATATTAAAGTTGCGCTTATTCAACAAGCTTTTAAAGGCACAAAAACAGCAACCTTACAAACCACTGCAAAAATGATCAAAGAAGCGGCAAAAAATGGTGCAAATCTTGTTTTATTACAAGAATTACATACAACAGAATATTTTTGCCAAAGTGAAAATGTGGATTTTTTTGATTATGCCTTAAGTTTTGAAGAAGATTGCGAATATTTTAGTGAGATTGCTAAAAATCACAAAATTGTGCTTGTAACTTCACTTTTTGAGCGACGCACAAGAGGACTTTATCACAACACCGCAGTAGTCTTTGAATCTAATGGCGAGATTGCAGGAAAATACCGCAAGATGCACATTCCAGATGATCCGGGATTTTATGAAAAATTCTATTTTACACCTGGGGACTTAGGATTTACACCTATTACCACAAGCCTTGGAAAGGTTGGAATTTTGATTTGTTGGGATCAATGGTATCCAGAGGCTGCAAGAAGTATGGCTTTAAAGGGAGCAGAAATCTTAATTTATCCAACCGCTATTGGTTGGTTTGATTCAGATTCTAAAGAAGAAAAAGATCGCCAAAGAGAAGCTTGGATAGCTGTCCAAAGAGGTCATTCAGTAGCAAATGGGATTCCAGTAGTTGCCATTAATCGCGTGGGATTTGAAAAGGATAAAAGTGGAGTTTTAGAGGGCATACGCTTTTGGGGATCTAGTTTTGCCTTTGGTGCACAAGGGGAGCTTTTAACACTTGGAAGTGTAGAAAATGAAGAAATTTTATATTTTGAATGGGATAAAAAACGCAGTGAAGAAGTGCGCAGAATCTGGCCCTTCTTAAGAGATAGACGCATTGATTCTTATCAAAATATTTTAAAGCGTTTTGATGATTAG
- a CDS encoding glycosyltransferase, translating into MSLVILIYSLGPGGAERITSLLLEALSKEYPITLVLLEDICHYNIPSNVTKVILGKNSTHESGLKKLIKIPILAYKYSKIIRNCTHSFSLMTRPNYINILASFFTKKPKIFISERSYPSKQYGYGNLQSKINRFLIQTLYKRADKISANSPQNLQDLISNFQIPKSKTTLLPNCFDLEKIQNLSQENTPLKEKILAKKLEGKKIFVSIGRLDEGKNHTLLINALAALKDKNIFLFILGEGVLRESLQTQINALNLANHIALLGATTNPYAPLSCADFFLFASNHEGFPNVLVESLALGIPVITTDCAPQMILQSTQKMQNFKLGKCGITTPLNNKEIMIEAINWALENPAFFKKENLLSQAKTFSITHQLPLYKKWLELK; encoded by the coding sequence ATGTCTCTAGTTATCCTTATTTACTCACTTGGTCCAGGTGGTGCAGAGAGAATCACTTCCCTACTTTTAGAAGCCCTAAGTAAAGAATACCCAATCACGCTTGTCTTACTAGAAGATATTTGTCATTACAATATCCCTAGCAATGTAACCAAAGTCATTTTAGGTAAAAATTCCACTCACGAAAGTGGACTTAAAAAACTCATTAAAATCCCTATTTTAGCCTATAAATACTCTAAGATTATTCGTAATTGCACGCATTCTTTTTCACTTATGACACGCCCAAACTATATCAACATTCTTGCTTCTTTTTTCACCAAAAAACCAAAAATCTTCATTTCAGAACGCAGCTATCCTAGCAAACAATATGGTTATGGAAACTTGCAATCCAAAATCAATCGCTTTCTTATCCAAACTCTCTATAAAAGGGCAGATAAAATTTCGGCTAACTCCCCACAAAACTTGCAAGATCTAATCTCAAATTTCCAGATTCCAAAATCTAAAACAACCCTACTCCCAAACTGCTTTGATCTTGAAAAAATCCAGAATCTAAGCCAAGAAAACACGCCACTCAAAGAAAAAATTCTAGCCAAAAAACTAGAGGGTAAAAAAATCTTTGTTAGTATTGGCAGACTTGATGAGGGCAAGAATCACACCTTATTAATTAACGCACTAGCTGCACTCAAAGATAAAAATATCTTTTTATTTATTCTTGGAGAAGGTGTGCTAAGAGAATCTTTGCAAACACAAATTAATGCACTTAATCTTGCAAATCACATTGCACTCTTAGGAGCAACTACCAATCCCTATGCGCCACTTAGCTGTGCAGACTTCTTTCTTTTTGCCTCCAATCACGAGGGATTCCCCAATGTTTTAGTTGAATCATTAGCCTTAGGGATTCCTGTTATCACGACTGATTGTGCGCCCCAAATGATTTTACAAAGCACCCAAAAAATGCAAAATTTTAAACTCGGCAAATGCGGTATCACCACGCCTCTTAATAATAAAGAAATAATGATAGAAGCTATTAATTGGGCTTTAGAAAATCCTGCTTTTTTCAAAAAAGAAAATCTTTTATCTCAAGCCAAAACCTTTAGCATCACCCATCAATTACCACTCTATAAAAAATGGCTAGAATTAAAATAA
- a CDS encoding polyprenyl synthetase family protein — MTEKLHSLFSEFESYLISQSPKVPSFHPYYEKALWEMVLSGGKRFRPKLLLSVVYANKAKFASKAFAPALALEILHTYSLIHDDLPAMDNALLRRGVPTLHHKYDECGAILVGDGLNTHSFYCIAKSKLKPKIKNKLIEILSYNGGIHGMVLGQALDCYFEKQTLPLEKLRTIHLNKTAKLIAAALQMGGIIAKCDKKFCQKLYKIGLDLGLFFQIRDDIIDATQSSQEAGKTTQNDSEKNSYVNLLGLETAKIEAKKLQESLQTQLQSLNPKTNQTLTILLEEYFTF; from the coding sequence ATGACAGAGAAACTTCATTCCCTTTTTAGCGAATTTGAATCTTATCTCATCTCACAATCCCCAAAAGTTCCCAGCTTTCATCCCTATTATGAAAAAGCACTTTGGGAAATGGTGCTAAGTGGCGGGAAGCGATTCCGCCCTAAATTGCTTTTAAGTGTTGTTTATGCCAATAAAGCAAAATTTGCTTCCAAAGCCTTTGCACCTGCATTGGCTCTAGAAATCTTGCACACTTACTCGCTTATTCATGATGATTTACCCGCAATGGATAATGCTCTTTTAAGAAGAGGTGTGCCAACCTTGCACCATAAATACGATGAATGCGGTGCAATTTTAGTTGGCGATGGACTAAATACTCATAGCTTTTATTGTATTGCCAAATCCAAACTCAAGCCAAAAATCAAAAATAAACTCATAGAGATTCTAAGCTATAATGGCGGAATCCATGGTATGGTTTTAGGACAGGCTTTGGATTGCTATTTTGAAAAACAAACTCTGCCTTTAGAAAAATTACGCACCATTCATTTAAACAAAACTGCAAAACTTATTGCGGCTGCATTGCAAATGGGAGGAATCATTGCCAAATGCGACAAAAAATTCTGTCAGAAACTTTATAAAATTGGCTTGGATTTGGGATTATTTTTTCAAATCCGCGATGACATTATCGATGCAACACAAAGCTCGCAAGAAGCAGGAAAAACAACACAAAATGATTCAGAAAAAAATAGTTATGTCAATCTTTTGGGATTAGAAACTGCTAAAATAGAAGCTAAAAAACTCCAAGAATCTTTACAAACGCAGCTCCAATCTCTAAATCCTAAAACCAATCAAACTTTAACAATTCTTTTAGAGGAATATTTTACATTTTAA
- a CDS encoding YbaB/EbfC family nucleoid-associated protein codes for MFNPEDLAKTLENLQENFKNAQEENKNLTFSAKSGGGLVSVSANGEGEIIDISIDDSLLEDKESLQILLMSAINDVFKSVEGNKKKMAMGMLGNLGNFPFKG; via the coding sequence ATGTTTAATCCAGAAGACTTAGCAAAAACCCTAGAGAATTTACAAGAAAATTTCAAAAATGCACAAGAAGAAAACAAAAATCTCACCTTTAGTGCCAAAAGTGGAGGAGGATTAGTGAGTGTAAGTGCTAATGGCGAGGGAGAAATCATAGATATTAGCATTGATGATTCCTTGCTAGAAGACAAAGAATCGCTTCAAATTTTATTAATGAGTGCAATTAATGATGTTTTTAAAAGTGTGGAGGGAAATAAGAAAAAAATGGCAATGGGAATGCTTGGAAATCTTGGAAACTTTCCTTTTAAAGGTTAA
- a CDS encoding ThiF family adenylyltransferase, translated as MTNKRFTRTLLLFKEDGFAKLQNASVLILGVGGVGGFALDCLYRTGIGRICIIDYDSFDETNQNRQIGSFEGVGEKKVKILAQKYQGIEAIETKITQEFLQNFDFTPFDIVIDAIDDIEAKISLALTLANHPKNPNIPLLLSSTGSAKKLDPSKIQSASIWKTYGDKFARKFREGLKKQGFKGNFLAVFSPEPPNCKELGSFSGVTGSFGLRLASEAISIILKKEIVCKS; from the coding sequence ATGACAAATAAGCGTTTTACTCGGACTCTTTTACTCTTTAAAGAAGATGGTTTTGCAAAACTCCAAAATGCTAGTGTCTTGATTCTTGGAGTGGGTGGCGTTGGAGGATTCGCTCTTGATTGTCTTTATCGCACAGGAATTGGCAGAATCTGCATTATAGATTATGATAGCTTTGATGAAACCAATCAAAATAGACAAATTGGTTCTTTTGAAGGCGTAGGAGAAAAAAAGGTAAAAATCCTAGCCCAAAAATACCAAGGTATAGAAGCCATAGAAACCAAAATTACCCAAGAATTTCTTCAAAATTTTGATTTCACTCCTTTTGACATTGTCATTGATGCCATTGATGATATTGAAGCAAAAATTTCCCTAGCCCTAACCCTCGCTAATCACCCCAAAAATCCAAATATACCCTTGCTTCTTTCTTCCACAGGAAGTGCTAAGAAGCTTGATCCCTCTAAGATTCAAAGCGCTAGTATTTGGAAAACCTATGGGGATAAATTTGCTAGAAAATTCCGCGAGGGGCTAAAAAAGCAAGGCTTTAAGGGGAATTTCCTAGCAGTTTTTAGCCCAGAACCGCCTAACTGCAAGGAATTAGGAAGCTTTAGTGGTGTTACAGGAAGCTTTGGATTGCGTCTTGCAAGTGAAGCCATTTCAATTATTTTAAAAAAGGAGATAGTATGCAAATCTTAG
- a CDS encoding glycosyltransferase, whose product MKKTKILLVIRSLFIGGAERQWVLLARGLAQKQEVDLLLCTLYSGGELVDEIKGIPHFCLHKKGKGDFLFLWRYRKLLKEFQPACIYAFMPDSNLFSLLASSFLKIPVIWGFRSSGIDITRLSLFSKIYFYLQKFLSSKATAIICNSSDAISFYKNIGYHMEKAKIIYNGIDTTKFFPKPSNTLKSSLQIPEDAFIFGIAARMDKVKDYPLLAKGAREILAKNQKVFFIAIGKINVEILKECETILGEFKKQFLFLGIQKDTQIFYSLFDCILSTSYTESFSNSIAEAMACECIPLVSDVGESKIIANFGQNYPYYFPKKDLESFCKGLNSILTLQKDSLQKLKKQAREHILQNFSAQKMVESTLKELKQCL is encoded by the coding sequence ATGAAAAAAACAAAGATTCTACTTGTTATCCGCTCTCTTTTTATTGGCGGAGCTGAGAGACAATGGGTATTACTAGCACGCGGATTAGCTCAAAAACAAGAAGTGGATTTGTTACTTTGCACTCTTTATAGCGGGGGTGAATTAGTTGATGAAATCAAAGGAATCCCACATTTTTGTCTTCACAAAAAAGGCAAAGGAGATTTTTTATTTTTATGGCGTTATCGCAAACTTTTAAAAGAATTTCAACCCGCTTGTATTTATGCTTTTATGCCCGATTCCAACCTTTTTAGCCTTTTAGCTAGTAGCTTTTTAAAAATTCCTGTTATTTGGGGATTCCGCTCTAGCGGAATTGATATAACAAGGCTTTCACTATTTTCTAAAATTTATTTTTATTTACAAAAGTTCTTAAGTTCTAAAGCAACGGCTATTATTTGCAACTCTAGCGATGCCATTAGTTTTTATAAAAATATTGGGTATCATATGGAAAAAGCCAAGATTATTTACAATGGCATTGATACAACCAAATTTTTTCCCAAGCCATCTAACACCCTTAAAAGCTCCCTACAAATCCCTGAAGATGCCTTTATTTTTGGGATAGCTGCACGAATGGATAAAGTTAAAGATTATCCATTACTAGCAAAAGGTGCTAGAGAAATTTTAGCCAAGAATCAGAAAGTTTTTTTTATTGCTATTGGAAAAATCAATGTGGAGATTCTAAAAGAGTGCGAGACAATCTTAGGAGAATTTAAAAAACAATTTTTATTTTTAGGCATCCAAAAAGACACGCAAATATTTTATTCTCTCTTTGATTGTATTCTCTCAACATCTTATACCGAGAGTTTTTCAAACTCTATTGCCGAAGCAATGGCGTGTGAATGTATTCCACTTGTTAGCGATGTTGGGGAAAGTAAAATTATTGCTAATTTTGGACAAAATTATCCCTACTATTTCCCCAAAAAAGATTTAGAATCTTTTTGCAAAGGGCTTAATTCTATCCTAACACTTCAAAAAGATTCTCTACAAAAACTAAAAAAACAAGCTAGAGAACATATTTTACAAAATTTCTCTGCCCAAAAAATGGTCGAATCCACTCTCAAAGAATTAAAACAATGTCTCTAG